One Anguilla rostrata isolate EN2019 chromosome 15, ASM1855537v3, whole genome shotgun sequence genomic window carries:
- the LOC135241279 gene encoding disco-interacting protein 2 homolog A-like isoform X3: MAERNSTGLLMMMLEPTPAAAMTLPADVREKLAELELELSEGDITQKGYEKKRGKLLAPYIPQIQGVDPSLQVDSRAQSAPAAPAVSKQHKARAANSRDERFRSDIHTEAVQAALAKYKERKMPMPSKRRSVLVQSSVEACTPPDTSSASEDEGSLRRQGRTASTPYPGHPSVEHWFNRVIQGSSTSSSASSTSSHPGGRPHAAAAATLLADLMAHTQIDNHSAPPDVTGVSERPAQAERPQVPSVRGVPRGYNHGNALETADGELPELTATPSCLNPRIHGFAGKAGSVVRRTDGVPVSSRVSSKIQQLLNTLKRPKRPPLREFFLDDFEELLDVQHPDPNQPKPEGTQMSPLDGEPLGVVTNWPPSLLVSLQRWGTTQPKSPCLTALDNAGKPVYTLTYGKLWTRSLKLAYTLLNKLSSRNEPLLRPGDRVALVFPNNDPVMFMVAFYGCLLAELVPVPIEVPLTRKDAGSQQIGFLLGSCGVTLALTTDACQKGLPKAQTGEVATFKGWPRLLWFVTDGKHVVKPPKDWHPSLRDASNEIAYIEYKTSKEGSTMGVAVSHSAMLAHCHALTQACGYAEAETITNVLDFKRDAGLWHGVLTSVMNRTHVVSIPYSLMKVNPLSWIQKVHTYKARVAVVKSRDMHWSLLAQRDQRDVSLSSLRMLIVADGANPWSISSCDAFLNVFQARGLRPEVICPCAGSAEAMTVAIRRPPETGVPPPGKAVLSMGGLSHGVIRVDTEEKLSVLTVQDVGQVLPGALVCVVRVDGTPSLCRTDEVGEICVSSASTGTAYFGLPGMTKNVFQTVPVTSSGVPIGDRPFTRTSLLGFVGPDNLVFVVGKMDGLMGVSGRRHNADDVVATALAVEPMKFVYRGRIAVFSVAVLHDERIVVVAEQRPDASEEDSFQWMSRVLQAIDSIHQVGVYCLALVPANTLPKAPLGGIHISETKQRFLEGALHPCNVLMCPHTCVTNLPKPRQKQPEVGPASMIVGNLVAGKRIAQACGRDVTQLEDNDQFLYMQDVLQWRAQATPDHPLFLLLNAKGAVASTASCLQLHKRAERVAVALMERGRLNTGDHVALLYPPGIDLIATFYGCLYAGCVPVTVRPPHSQNLATTLPTVKMIVEVSKSVCILTTQAIMKLLKSKEAAAAVDVKTWPLVLDTDDLPRKKAPQLYKPPTPEMLAYLDFSVSTTGILAGVKMSHAATSALCRSIKLQCELYPSRQIAICLDPYCGLGFALWCLCSVYSGHQSILVPPLELESNVSLWLTAVSQYKVRVTFCSYSVMEMCTKGLGLQTEALRMRNVNLTCVRTCMVVAEERPRIALTQSFSKIFKDLGLSARAVSTTFGCRVNVAVCLQPNRLGKLAEQGTSGPDPTTVYLDMRALRHDRVRLVERGSPHSLPLMESGKILPGVKVIIANTETKGPLGDSHLGEVWVSSPHNASGYYTVYGEEALHADHFSTKLSFGDTQTVWARTGYLGFLRRTELTDACGERHDALYVVGSLDETLELRGMRYHPMDIETSVIRSHKSIAECAVFTWTNLLVVVVELGGSEQEALDLVALVTNVVLEEHYLIVGVVVVVDPGVIPINSRGEKQRMHLRDGFLADQLDPIYVAYNIV; this comes from the exons ACACCTCCTCGGCCTCTGAAGACGAGGGCTCGCTGCGTCGGCAAGGCCGGACCGCCTCCACCCCCTACCCGGGCCACCCCAGCGTGGAGCACTGGTTCAACCGGGTCATCCAGGGCTCCTCCACCTcatcctccgcctcctccacctcctcccaccCCGGGGGGAGGccccacgccgccgccgccgccaccttGCTGGCGGACCTCATGGCGCACACCCAGATAG atAACCACTCTGCGCCCCCCGATGTGACGGGCGTGTCCGAGCGCCCCGCGCAGGCGGAGCGGCCCCAGGTGCCCTCGGTGCGAGGCGTCCCGCGGGGCTACAACCACGGCAACGCCCTGGAAACCGCCGACGGTGAGCTCCCTGAACTCACTGCCACGCCCTCCTGTCTGAACCCTCGAATCCATG GCTTCGCTGGGAAAGCCGGCAGTGTGGTCCGTAGAACGGATG ggGTCCCCGTAAGCAGCCGAGTCTCCTCCAAGATCCAGCAGCTGCTGAACACGCTGAAGAGGCCCAAGCGGCCGCCCCTGCGCGAGTTCTTCCTTGACGACTTCGAGGAGCTGCTGGACG TCCAGCATCCCGACCCGAACCAGCCCAAGCCGGAGGGGACCCAGATGAGCCCGCTCGACGGGGAGCCCCTGGGCGTGGTCACAAActggcccccctccctgctggtgTCCCTCCAGCGCTGGGGCACCACCCAGCCCAAGAGCCCCTGCCTGACCGCGCTGGACAACGCCGGCAAGCCCGTCTACACGCTCACCTACG GAAAGCTGTGGACGCGGAGCCTGAAGCTGGCCTACACCCTGCTGAACAAGCTGAGCTCCAGAAACGAGCCCTTGCTTCGCCCCGGCGACCGC GTTGCGCTCGTGTTCCCAAACAACGACCCTGTGATGTTCATGGTGGCCTTCTATGGGTGTCTCCTGGCTGAGCTGGTGCCTGTGCCCATAGAGGTGCCCCTCACAAGGAAG GATGCAGGAAGTCAGCAGATCGGCTTCCTTTTGGGCAGCTGCGGGGTCACGCTGGCTCTGACGACGGACGCCTGTCAGAAGGGACTTCCCAAAGCTCAGACGGGGGAGGTCGCGACCTTCAAAG gttggcCACGGTTGCTGTGGTTTGTGACAGACGGAAAGCATGTAGTCAAGCCCCCGAAAGACTGGCACCCCTCTTTACGGGACGCCAGCAATGAGATCGCCTACATAGAG TATAAGACCAGCAAGGAGGGCAGCACCATGGGCGTCGCGGTGTCGCACTCGGCCATGCTGGCGCACTGCCACGCGCTCACGCAGGCCTGCGGGTACGCCGAGG CTGAGACCATCACAAATGTTCTGGATTTCAAGAGGGATGCAGGGCTTTGGCACGGAGTTCTCACG AGTGTAATGAACAGGACGCACGTCGTCAGCATCCCCTACTCCCTGATGAAAGTCAACCCCCTCTCCTGGATTCAGAAAGTGCACACGTACAAAG CCCGGGTGGCGGTGGTGAAGTCCCGGGACATGCACTGGTCCCTCCTGGCCCAGCGGGACCAGCGGGACGTCAGCCTCAGCTCCCTCCGCATGCTCATCGTCGCCGACGGAGCCAACCCAT GGTCCATCTCCTCCTGCGACGCCTTCCTCAACGTGTTCCAGGCGCGGGGGCTTCGGCCCGAGGTGATCTGCCCCTGCGCCGGCTCCGCTGAGGCCATGACCGTCGCCATCCGCAG GCCCCCGGAGACGGGCGTGCCCCCCCCGGGGAAGGCGGTGCTGTCCATGGGCGGGCTGAGCCACGGCGTGATCCGGGTGGACACGGAGGAGAAGCTGTCCGTGCTCACCGTGCAGGACGTGGGGCAGGTCCTCCCGGGCG CGCTGGTGTGCGTGGTGCGGGTGGACGGCACGCCGTCGCTCTGCCGGACGGACGAGGTGGGCGAGATCTGCGTCAGCTCCGCCAGCACCGGCACGGCGTACTTCGGCCTGCCCGGCATGACCAAGAACGTCTTCCAG ACCGTCCCGGTGACGTCGTCGGGGGTCCCGATCGGCGACAGGCCCTTCACTCGCACCTCGCTGCTGGGATTCGTGGGGCCG GACAACTTGGTGTTTGTTGTGGGGAAGATGGACGGGCTGATGGGGGTCAGCGGGCGGAGACACAACGCCGACGACGTGGTCGCCACGGCGCTGGCGGTCGAGCCCATGAAGTTCGTCTACCGTGGGAG GATCGCCGTGTTCTCCGTGGCCGTGCTGCATGACGAGCGCATCGTGGTGGTGGCCGAGCAGCGGCCCGACGCGTCCGAGGAGGACAGCTTCCAGTGGATGAGCCGCGTGCTGCAG GCCATAGACAGCATCCACCAGGTCGGGGTGTACTGCTTGGCCCTGGTTCCTGCCAACACGCTGCCCAAGGCCCCCCTGGGCGGCATCCACATCTCCGAGACCAAGCAGCGcttcctggagggggcgctgcacCCCTGCAACGTGCTCATGTGCCCCCACACCTGCGTCACCAACCTGCCCAAGCCCAGGCAGAAACAGCCAG AGGTGGGTCCCGCTTCAATGATAGTGGGCAACCTGGTGGCTGGGAAGAGAATCGCTCAGGCTTGTGGGAGAGACGTGACTCAACTGGAGGACAATGACCAG TTCCTGTACATGCAGGACGTCCTGCAGTGGAGGGCCCAGGCAACCCCAGATCACCCTCTATTCCTGCTGCTCAACGCCAAG GGCGCTGTGGCCAGCACCGCCTCCTGCCTGCAGCTGCACAAGCGGGCGGAGCGCGTCGCCGTGGCGctgatggagagggggagactgAACACGGGGGACCACGTGGCTCTGCTGTATCCCCCGG GCATCGACCTCATCGCCACTTTCTACGGGTGCCTGTACGCGGGCTGCGTGCCAGTCACCGTCAGACCCCCCCACTCGCAGAATCTGGCCACCACCCTGCCCACCGTCAAGATGATTGTCGAG gTCAGTAAGTCCGTGTGCATCCTGACCACTCAAGCAATAATGAAGCTGCTCAAATCCAAAGAGGCCGCAGCCGCCGTGGATGTGAAGACATGGCCGTTGGTGCtagacacag ATGACCTCCCCAGAAAGAAGGCCCCGCAGCTCTACAAGCCTCCCACACCGGAGATGCTGGCCTACCTGGACTTCAGCGTCTCCACCACCGGCATCCTAGCAGGAGTGAAG ATGTCCCACGCTGCCACCAGTGCCTTGTGTCGCTCCATCAAGCTGCAGTGCGAGCTGTACCCCTCCCGCCAGATCGCCATCTGCCTGGACCCCTACTGCGGCCTGGGCTTCGCCCTCTGGTGCCTGTGCAG CGTGTACTCGGGTCACCAGTCCATCCTGGTGCCCCCCCTGGAGCTGGAGAGCAACGTGTCCCTGTGGCTGACGGCGGTCAGCCAGTACAAGGTGCGCGTCACCTTCTGCTCCTACTCCGTCATGGAGATGTGCACCAAAGGGCTGGGCTTGCAGACCGAGGCACTCCGG ATGCGGAACGTGAACCTGACGTGCGTGCGCACCTGCATGGTGGTGGCGGAGGAGCGGCCCCGCATCGCCCTCACGCAGTCCTTCTCCAAGATCTTCAAGGACCTGGGCCTCTCTGCCCGGGCCGTCAGCACCACCTTCGGCTGCAGGGTCAACGTGGCCGTGTGCCTGCAG CCCAACAGGCTGGGGAAGCTGGCTGAGCAG GGTACCTCTGGTCCGGACCCCACCACCGTCTACCTGGACATGCGAGCACTGCGCCATGACAG GGTACGTCTGGTGGAGAGAGGGTCGCCCCACAGCCTCCCGCTGATGGAATCTGGAAAG ATCCTGCCTGGGGTGAAGGTGATCATAGCAAACACGGAGACTAAGGGACCCCTGGGAGATTCGCACCTGGGAGAG GTCTGGGTGAGCAGCCCCCACAATGCGTCGGGGTACTACACGGTGTACGGGGAGGAGGCGCTGCACGCGGACCACTTCAGCACCAAGCTGAGCTTCGGGGACACGCAGACGGTGTGGGCGCGCACCGGGTACCTGGGCTTCCTGCGGCGCACGGAGCTGACGGACGCCTGCGGAG AGCGGCACGACGCGCTGTACGTGGTGGGCTCCCTGGACGAGACGCTGGAGCTGAGGGGCATGCGCTACCACCCCATGGACATCGAGACGTCCGTCATCCGATCGCACAAGAGCATCGCCGAGTG TGCGGTGTTCACCTGGACCAacctgctggtggtggtggtggagctgGGGGGCTCCGAGCAGGAGGCGCTGGACCTGGTGGCCCTGGTGACCAACGTGGTGCTGGAGGAGCACTACCTGATCGtgggcgtggtggtggtggtggaccCCGGGGTCATCCCCATCAACTCCAGGGGGGAGAAGCAGCGCATGCACCTGCGCGACGGCTTCCTGGCCGACCAGCTGGACCCCATCTACGTGGCCTACAACAT TGTTTAA
- the LOC135241279 gene encoding disco-interacting protein 2 homolog A-like isoform X2 has protein sequence MAERNSTGLLMMMLEPTPAAAMTLPADVREKLAELELELSEGDITQKGYEKKRGKLLAPYIPQIQGVDPSLQVDSRAQSAPAAPAVSKQHKARAANSRDERFRSDIHTEAVQAALAKYKERKMPMPSKRRSVLVQSSVEACTPPDTSSASEDEGSLRRQGRTASTPYPGHPSVEHWFNRVIQGSSTSSSASSTSSHPGGRPHAAAAATLLADLMAHTQIDNHSAPPDVTGVSERPAQAERPQVPSVRGVPRGYNHGNALETADGELPELTATPSCLNPRIHGFAGKAGSVVRRTDGVPVSSRVSSKIQQLLNTLKRPKRPPLREFFLDDFEELLDVQHPDPNQPKPEGTQMSPLDGEPLGVVTNWPPSLLVSLQRWGTTQPKSPCLTALDNAGKPVYTLTYGKLWTRSLKLAYTLLNKLSSRNEPLLRPGDRVALVFPNNDPVMFMVAFYGCLLAELVPVPIEVPLTRKDAGSQQIGFLLGSCGVTLALTTDACQKGLPKAQTGEVATFKGWPRLLWFVTDGKHVVKPPKDWHPSLRDASNEIAYIEYKTSKEGSTMGVAVSHSAMLAHCHALTQACGYAEAETITNVLDFKRDAGLWHGVLTSVMNRTHVVSIPYSLMKVNPLSWIQKVHTYKARVAVVKSRDMHWSLLAQRDQRDVSLSSLRMLIVADGANPWSISSCDAFLNVFQARGLRPEVICPCAGSAEAMTVAIRRPPETGVPPPGKAVLSMGGLSHGVIRVDTEEKLSVLTVQDVGQVLPGALVCVVRVDGTPSLCRTDEVGEICVSSASTGTAYFGLPGMTKNVFQTVPVTSSGVPIGDRPFTRTSLLGFVGPDNLVFVVGKMDGLMGVSGRRHNADDVVATALAVEPMKFVYRGRIAVFSVAVLHDERIVVVAEQRPDASEEDSFQWMSRVLQAIDSIHQVGVYCLALVPANTLPKAPLGGIHISETKQRFLEGALHPCNVLMCPHTCVTNLPKPRQKQPEVGPASMIVGNLVAGKRIAQACGRDVTQLEDNDQARKFLYMQDVLQWRAQATPDHPLFLLLNAKGAVASTASCLQLHKRAERVAVALMERGRLNTGDHVALLYPPGIDLIATFYGCLYAGCVPVTVRPPHSQNLATTLPTVKMIVEVSKSVCILTTQAIMKLLKSKEAAAAVDVKTWPLVLDTDDLPRKKAPQLYKPPTPEMLAYLDFSVSTTGILAGVKMSHAATSALCRSIKLQCELYPSRQIAICLDPYCGLGFALWCLCSVYSGHQSILVPPLELESNVSLWLTAVSQYKVRVTFCSYSVMEMCTKGLGLQTEALRMRNVNLTCVRTCMVVAEERPRIALTQSFSKIFKDLGLSARAVSTTFGCRVNVAVCLQPNRLGKLAEQGTSGPDPTTVYLDMRALRHDRVRLVERGSPHSLPLMESGKILPGVKVIIANTETKGPLGDSHLGEVWVSSPHNASGYYTVYGEEALHADHFSTKLSFGDTQTVWARTGYLGFLRRTELTDACGERHDALYVVGSLDETLELRGMRYHPMDIETSVIRSHKSIAECAVFTWTNLLVVVVELGGSEQEALDLVALVTNVVLEEHYLIVGVVVVVDPGVIPINSRGEKQRMHLRDGFLADQLDPIYVAYNM, from the exons ACACCTCCTCGGCCTCTGAAGACGAGGGCTCGCTGCGTCGGCAAGGCCGGACCGCCTCCACCCCCTACCCGGGCCACCCCAGCGTGGAGCACTGGTTCAACCGGGTCATCCAGGGCTCCTCCACCTcatcctccgcctcctccacctcctcccaccCCGGGGGGAGGccccacgccgccgccgccgccaccttGCTGGCGGACCTCATGGCGCACACCCAGATAG atAACCACTCTGCGCCCCCCGATGTGACGGGCGTGTCCGAGCGCCCCGCGCAGGCGGAGCGGCCCCAGGTGCCCTCGGTGCGAGGCGTCCCGCGGGGCTACAACCACGGCAACGCCCTGGAAACCGCCGACGGTGAGCTCCCTGAACTCACTGCCACGCCCTCCTGTCTGAACCCTCGAATCCATG GCTTCGCTGGGAAAGCCGGCAGTGTGGTCCGTAGAACGGATG ggGTCCCCGTAAGCAGCCGAGTCTCCTCCAAGATCCAGCAGCTGCTGAACACGCTGAAGAGGCCCAAGCGGCCGCCCCTGCGCGAGTTCTTCCTTGACGACTTCGAGGAGCTGCTGGACG TCCAGCATCCCGACCCGAACCAGCCCAAGCCGGAGGGGACCCAGATGAGCCCGCTCGACGGGGAGCCCCTGGGCGTGGTCACAAActggcccccctccctgctggtgTCCCTCCAGCGCTGGGGCACCACCCAGCCCAAGAGCCCCTGCCTGACCGCGCTGGACAACGCCGGCAAGCCCGTCTACACGCTCACCTACG GAAAGCTGTGGACGCGGAGCCTGAAGCTGGCCTACACCCTGCTGAACAAGCTGAGCTCCAGAAACGAGCCCTTGCTTCGCCCCGGCGACCGC GTTGCGCTCGTGTTCCCAAACAACGACCCTGTGATGTTCATGGTGGCCTTCTATGGGTGTCTCCTGGCTGAGCTGGTGCCTGTGCCCATAGAGGTGCCCCTCACAAGGAAG GATGCAGGAAGTCAGCAGATCGGCTTCCTTTTGGGCAGCTGCGGGGTCACGCTGGCTCTGACGACGGACGCCTGTCAGAAGGGACTTCCCAAAGCTCAGACGGGGGAGGTCGCGACCTTCAAAG gttggcCACGGTTGCTGTGGTTTGTGACAGACGGAAAGCATGTAGTCAAGCCCCCGAAAGACTGGCACCCCTCTTTACGGGACGCCAGCAATGAGATCGCCTACATAGAG TATAAGACCAGCAAGGAGGGCAGCACCATGGGCGTCGCGGTGTCGCACTCGGCCATGCTGGCGCACTGCCACGCGCTCACGCAGGCCTGCGGGTACGCCGAGG CTGAGACCATCACAAATGTTCTGGATTTCAAGAGGGATGCAGGGCTTTGGCACGGAGTTCTCACG AGTGTAATGAACAGGACGCACGTCGTCAGCATCCCCTACTCCCTGATGAAAGTCAACCCCCTCTCCTGGATTCAGAAAGTGCACACGTACAAAG CCCGGGTGGCGGTGGTGAAGTCCCGGGACATGCACTGGTCCCTCCTGGCCCAGCGGGACCAGCGGGACGTCAGCCTCAGCTCCCTCCGCATGCTCATCGTCGCCGACGGAGCCAACCCAT GGTCCATCTCCTCCTGCGACGCCTTCCTCAACGTGTTCCAGGCGCGGGGGCTTCGGCCCGAGGTGATCTGCCCCTGCGCCGGCTCCGCTGAGGCCATGACCGTCGCCATCCGCAG GCCCCCGGAGACGGGCGTGCCCCCCCCGGGGAAGGCGGTGCTGTCCATGGGCGGGCTGAGCCACGGCGTGATCCGGGTGGACACGGAGGAGAAGCTGTCCGTGCTCACCGTGCAGGACGTGGGGCAGGTCCTCCCGGGCG CGCTGGTGTGCGTGGTGCGGGTGGACGGCACGCCGTCGCTCTGCCGGACGGACGAGGTGGGCGAGATCTGCGTCAGCTCCGCCAGCACCGGCACGGCGTACTTCGGCCTGCCCGGCATGACCAAGAACGTCTTCCAG ACCGTCCCGGTGACGTCGTCGGGGGTCCCGATCGGCGACAGGCCCTTCACTCGCACCTCGCTGCTGGGATTCGTGGGGCCG GACAACTTGGTGTTTGTTGTGGGGAAGATGGACGGGCTGATGGGGGTCAGCGGGCGGAGACACAACGCCGACGACGTGGTCGCCACGGCGCTGGCGGTCGAGCCCATGAAGTTCGTCTACCGTGGGAG GATCGCCGTGTTCTCCGTGGCCGTGCTGCATGACGAGCGCATCGTGGTGGTGGCCGAGCAGCGGCCCGACGCGTCCGAGGAGGACAGCTTCCAGTGGATGAGCCGCGTGCTGCAG GCCATAGACAGCATCCACCAGGTCGGGGTGTACTGCTTGGCCCTGGTTCCTGCCAACACGCTGCCCAAGGCCCCCCTGGGCGGCATCCACATCTCCGAGACCAAGCAGCGcttcctggagggggcgctgcacCCCTGCAACGTGCTCATGTGCCCCCACACCTGCGTCACCAACCTGCCCAAGCCCAGGCAGAAACAGCCAG AGGTGGGTCCCGCTTCAATGATAGTGGGCAACCTGGTGGCTGGGAAGAGAATCGCTCAGGCTTGTGGGAGAGACGTGACTCAACTGGAGGACAATGACCAGGCACGTAAG TTCCTGTACATGCAGGACGTCCTGCAGTGGAGGGCCCAGGCAACCCCAGATCACCCTCTATTCCTGCTGCTCAACGCCAAG GGCGCTGTGGCCAGCACCGCCTCCTGCCTGCAGCTGCACAAGCGGGCGGAGCGCGTCGCCGTGGCGctgatggagagggggagactgAACACGGGGGACCACGTGGCTCTGCTGTATCCCCCGG GCATCGACCTCATCGCCACTTTCTACGGGTGCCTGTACGCGGGCTGCGTGCCAGTCACCGTCAGACCCCCCCACTCGCAGAATCTGGCCACCACCCTGCCCACCGTCAAGATGATTGTCGAG gTCAGTAAGTCCGTGTGCATCCTGACCACTCAAGCAATAATGAAGCTGCTCAAATCCAAAGAGGCCGCAGCCGCCGTGGATGTGAAGACATGGCCGTTGGTGCtagacacag ATGACCTCCCCAGAAAGAAGGCCCCGCAGCTCTACAAGCCTCCCACACCGGAGATGCTGGCCTACCTGGACTTCAGCGTCTCCACCACCGGCATCCTAGCAGGAGTGAAG ATGTCCCACGCTGCCACCAGTGCCTTGTGTCGCTCCATCAAGCTGCAGTGCGAGCTGTACCCCTCCCGCCAGATCGCCATCTGCCTGGACCCCTACTGCGGCCTGGGCTTCGCCCTCTGGTGCCTGTGCAG CGTGTACTCGGGTCACCAGTCCATCCTGGTGCCCCCCCTGGAGCTGGAGAGCAACGTGTCCCTGTGGCTGACGGCGGTCAGCCAGTACAAGGTGCGCGTCACCTTCTGCTCCTACTCCGTCATGGAGATGTGCACCAAAGGGCTGGGCTTGCAGACCGAGGCACTCCGG ATGCGGAACGTGAACCTGACGTGCGTGCGCACCTGCATGGTGGTGGCGGAGGAGCGGCCCCGCATCGCCCTCACGCAGTCCTTCTCCAAGATCTTCAAGGACCTGGGCCTCTCTGCCCGGGCCGTCAGCACCACCTTCGGCTGCAGGGTCAACGTGGCCGTGTGCCTGCAG CCCAACAGGCTGGGGAAGCTGGCTGAGCAG GGTACCTCTGGTCCGGACCCCACCACCGTCTACCTGGACATGCGAGCACTGCGCCATGACAG GGTACGTCTGGTGGAGAGAGGGTCGCCCCACAGCCTCCCGCTGATGGAATCTGGAAAG ATCCTGCCTGGGGTGAAGGTGATCATAGCAAACACGGAGACTAAGGGACCCCTGGGAGATTCGCACCTGGGAGAG GTCTGGGTGAGCAGCCCCCACAATGCGTCGGGGTACTACACGGTGTACGGGGAGGAGGCGCTGCACGCGGACCACTTCAGCACCAAGCTGAGCTTCGGGGACACGCAGACGGTGTGGGCGCGCACCGGGTACCTGGGCTTCCTGCGGCGCACGGAGCTGACGGACGCCTGCGGAG AGCGGCACGACGCGCTGTACGTGGTGGGCTCCCTGGACGAGACGCTGGAGCTGAGGGGCATGCGCTACCACCCCATGGACATCGAGACGTCCGTCATCCGATCGCACAAGAGCATCGCCGAGTG TGCGGTGTTCACCTGGACCAacctgctggtggtggtggtggagctgGGGGGCTCCGAGCAGGAGGCGCTGGACCTGGTGGCCCTGGTGACCAACGTGGTGCTGGAGGAGCACTACCTGATCGtgggcgtggtggtggtggtggaccCCGGGGTCATCCCCATCAACTCCAGGGGGGAGAAGCAGCGCATGCACCTGCGCGACGGCTTCCTGGCCGACCAGCTGGACCCCATCTACGTGGCCTACAACATGTGA